The Xiphophorus couchianus chromosome 3, X_couchianus-1.0, whole genome shotgun sequence genome segment CAGAAGATCCCATATGAACAAAATCCATTCTTCAGCTGCGTAGCGACACAAGGTTTGTTCCCTGAAATCACAGATGCTCTCACCATTTTGGGCCTAAAGATTATCAGCTAACACCTGTTACTTTGATACACTTTGATTCAAGTTTACCAAAATGTGGATAATTGGGTGTTAATCTGAGCTCAGTCAGGGAGACAAGTTAATATcaccaaattaaatgttttgaggggttttttgCACCCTTGAACACTTTTAGTGGAAGATAAAGCGTTTCTAATCTTAGTTTTCTTCTTGCTGGTTAGAGATGAAGAGGCGTAACTTGGACCCTCTGGAGGACCCCGACTACGTCCTGTTAGTCCGTGTTCAGGATCTGGACGGAGCCACAGAGACGGGTCTGAGTTCAATTGCCAAAGTTTACATTATTGTGCAGCCCAACCTGTGGGTCAACCCTGGACCATTAAGTATTGAGGAGAACTTAAAAGGAGATTATCCTCGTGTTATTGCTAAGGTCAGCTGGAACAGAACACATGAATATAAAACAATCTCACTAATTCTACTCTATAGGCAGATCCTGACTCTCATCCTCTGCTTTGTTTCTGCATCCAGGTCCAGTCTAATGACCCTGATGCGGGCTACTCGTTAGTGCAGAAGGAGCGAGAACTCAGGTTCCCTTTCCAGAttaaagaaaatggagaaatactTCTGACAGAGGCACTGGACAGAGAGCAGAAAGACATGGTAGAAAACAGAGCCGTGACAACACTCCTTAACAACGTGGATTAGAAAAGCTCTGACATTCCTCACTCTGCTCTTGTTTCAGTACATTTTAGTTGTATTTGCAAAAGACTCCAATGACATTGAGGTGGACCCACCCATGGAGATTCAAGTTCTGGTGAAGGACGTGAATGACAATGAGCCTGTGTGTAAAGAAGAGGAAACTGAAATGGAGATCCAGGAGAATGAGCCAATAGGTAAGTTGTGATTATTACATAACACTTccacaaaacaccaaaaatggGGCAGCTGCAGCAAATTTTTTTCATCTCGCTATTGCTGCAGCCAGGTTTTTGTCATgacaaactaaaactaaaataacatacACCCATGTGTATGCATTAGTACATACtcaaggatgattgacagcgctaagaccctccttctgTGATGGAGAGGTGTTTATGCAGATGACAGCAGGTTCATCTGACAGAGGAGCTGGACAGAGAGCAGAAAGACTCTGATTTCTGTCTGAAATCAGATCAGatgagcttgatttttttcccacagattGTCTGTTTAAAGGCATAGTGATAtgtaaaaacctttattttttttacatataaaagttacataaagcAGCTTTAATTGGTCAGTATATCTATTTAGGAGCACCTTCGGGGCCCTTTTAAGACCGAGTTTCTGAATTACGTACtctgattgtttttatcttttgtttcaGGCAGCGAAGTGGGAAGGCTTGTGGCCCACGACAACGACCAACCAGAAACTATAAATTCTTTACTAACTTACACCATCATCTCTCAAGATCCATCCAGCTCACCTAACAGCTTCTCTATTGACCAAACCAATGGAAGAATCCAGGCGTTGCGCTTGCTTCAGCGTAGAGAACAGAATATTTACAACTTAGACGTCAAAGTCAGCGACTCAGGTAATGCTCAGCCCTTTTACAAACACATCTTAAGGTAAACTTTaggagagttttattttttaatgaattccTGCACTCAGAATTGAGCACCATCTGCAAGGTGATCATCAAGGTTATCGGCGTGAACAACGAGGAGCCCGTGTTTGAGAAGAACTATGTGAGTGCGGCGATCATTGTTTCGTTTTGGTGGAGTTGTTTGGATGATGTTCTCACtgagtgtgttttctgtgtgaagTACGGAAACCACAGTCTGGCGGAGGACGCTGAGGTGGGCACCACGGTGCTGACCATCAAAGCCACAGACACAGACGAGCCCGACACTGGCAGCTCCTACATCATGTTCGACATCTCCAACGGAAACGACGGAGACGTCTTCACTGTGGAAACTGACGGCAAAGGAGTCGGCTATGTCGTCATTGCAAAGGTGAAATATCTACACACGTCTGTGCACttacaatacatttttgtactgGTTTCTTTTCCCTATCTgtagtattttttgtttaacagtAATTAAAGGGGTAAGTCATTGTTTCCTTCTAGGAAGATGTGATCATAGCTGATTGGATTTCTAATGGATTTAGGTCTGAGGAACAAGATGatggttgtttttgtgtctggtgaactttttatgtttatggtTCATTAGGAATCTTAAAGCAATCCTCTCCAGCAAGGTCAGCAGAACTTTGAGGGGATAAAGAGGTTCGAAGCCTCATGGATTCTCCATTCTACCTTACAATGTGCATTTGTTTCATGGTAAACCCAGTGTGAACTGTTTGCTGCTAAAAAGCTCGATCTTAGTTTTATCTGACCAAAACATTTGATCCCAGTAGAGTATAGCAAAATGCATGTTTacgtttgtgatggtaggacagaaaaagttttgttttctggcaTTGCTTcctaaaaatatgttgttaagGAGACTTTGGGGCGCTATGGTAAGGTAAggtaaagattattttatttataaagtacaaaacagaaggaaagcaacagaaaaacaaaacaacaacaaaagtacTTCACAATTATAACCTAGCAGGAGTTTCTATAAGGAATAAGGATAAGTAATCCACAATTTATAAGCTGTGgattataattttaaacaatttatatACTAGTAGGAGTTTGTATAGATCTACTTTCAGGATTACATTATGTTAATGCTATAAAAGTACaatttccaaaagaaaacaatagttTTTACCATGAGTGCCTCAAAATGCAGATGGTACTGTGTCGGCTAATATAACCCTAAAATCCctgcttttaaattaaatataatacatttattatatttgatGGTTACTCccttaatatatattttttgccacATCTCTGAtggaaatctttaaaaaaaaaagcctaaactTGAAGATTTgctgtaaataatatttaagtagTTGAAAACTTATTAACGctgttttttaatgtaaaaggtAGAACGTCTGCATTTAAAAGTTAACATACCAATGACttattgtgaataaaaaaaaaacaatgtccaCCTGTTTGATCCAGTCTCTCTAAGCAGTTTGTTTTCTGCCTCCACAGCCTCTGGACTTCGAGTCCCGTTCCACCTTTGACCTCCAGATCGATGCTCGTAACACAGAGCCGCTGAGGAAAGGTGTGGAGTACACCAGCAAATCCACCGCCACCCTGACCGTGACCGTCAATGATGTGGATGAGGCCCCAGAGTTCATGATGAACTTCATGGATGTCGTCGTACCAGAAAACTTCACAAAGGGATCAGTGCTGTTGAAAATAAACGCAAAAGACCCAGAAGGGAAAGAGATCAGGTAAAGAGAGCTCAGCTGTTTCTCTCAAATCTGCTTTAGACGttataatgtttcattttcggCAGTGTATCAAAGAGGAAATGAACAATCAAAGAGGAACACAAGATGCAGGATGGAAAGGCTGCTTTAATCTTGAGATgcttttgtagtttgtttttaccCTAAATTGTGTCTAAAGAGGCAATCtcacaaatacgcatcactccttgttttattttctaactaaattctgaaattttcttCCCCTCAAGTCTAATACATTTAGCCGAAGTTGCTAAATCTACCCACTGTTTTCTGAGTACATTAAGCTTAGGACAGCAGACAACAGAAACATATCACTGAAATCTATCACTAGAGCTTGAATGTCGGCTTGTTGATTTGTTGAAGAAAACTACAGATTATTTTTGTGCACCACTGCTGCACAGGTCACAAGTTCAGAGTGAGTGTTTATCACAGTTGAGCTGTGGTTTCAAGCCGTTGCTGATGgttgtgtgtttgtatgcaGCTTTAAGCTGGACGGCGATGATAAGGGCTGGCTGGAGATCAATCCTGCCACTGGAGAGATCAAGACCAAAACCAAGATGGACAGAGAGACACTGGAGACCTTTGTTGTCACCGTCACGGCCTTCGAGAAGAGTGAGTGGAGGCAAAATAGCAACAAATTACTGCGAAACCTAGATCTGAGGACTGGTAGGGAATTTAATTTAGTCGTTTTCCAAGTCTGGATGATCATGAGAGAACCTAAACATAGCATGGAAATATGCTTAGGTGCCACATTATATccttaacacaaaataaaatgaatgatctCTGAAACTAAAGTGTCTTTACTGTGATTTATAGTTGAATCACTCATCCAGCACTTTCAGAAACtctttcagaaataatttttttttttgccattttactgctttttcaATCTCTTGGGTTTTAAACGTCTGTGGTTCTTATTCTGAAGCCAGACAAagtactgaataaaaaaatggtaCAAACgtacaaacttaaaaaaaatactgtttaaaGTAGATGAATCCAGTCCAGATTTGACAAGTCTAAATGTTAAAGATTTTGATATAGATGTGCAATCCTCCATTTCTGGACTCAATTGAATATTTAAGGCCTAAACACTGTCTTAAAAGTATGAGCCGTAAAGATTAAGTCTGCCCTGCATTAAGTAAACATGGATCAAGCATTTGTTTGTCTTCATGTCCATGTTAGTGTTGTCCCTGATTTGCCTCCACAGACAATCCTGCTCAGTCCTCTGAGCACGCCGTCCACGTCCGGCTGCTGGATGTCAACGACAACGTTCCCAAACTAACAAAGAACGATGACTTCATCTGCATGCAGAACATCAAACCCCTCATCATCGAGGCTAACGACGGTGATGCAGACCCCTTCTCTGGTCCTTTTGATTTCGTCTTGACAAAGAAATCCCCCAACTGGAAGTTGACGAAACGTGATGGTACgcttgtttaataaaaacaaaaggatgaTCCAGAGACGTGGTTTTCTTGACTCAGATCTTGCTGACCTGGTTCTGTGCAGATTCCTCCGCTCAGCTGCAGTTGACCAAAAAACCCCTGAAGGAGGGAACGTACTCTCTTCAGATCACCGTTAAAGACAGAGCAGGGATGGGCATCCCAAACACGTTTGAGGGTaacttatttgtttaaattgtctacAAACTAAAcctcatttttctccttttcttttttggagagCTCTTTTTCTGTTGAGTTCTTGTACCTGATGAATAATGACGGCAAATTGCGGCATGTTGCCTAAAAGTGAAGAACGTGGACACATAAAGGACAGAAGGACTTCAATTCAGGCAAAAATGATGCTTCACTCCATGTCTCCTCTCTGCTTTCCAGTGAAAATATGCAACTGTACAACCTTCGGCTACTGCTACACCCCACCACACGGAAAGAGCTTCAAACCTCCGATGGGAGTCACCATCGGGATCTTAGTCGGCGTTCTGGGATTTTGTGGTAAGTGAGACATAAAGTTGAAAGCAGAGGTTTAGACAtactacaaaaagaaaaagcttttttctctctctgcatgatattaaatcagactaaactttattaaaggggcagcattctGTAAAGGcgacttttttcatttttctttgattcGCTTTACATCCTGCTATATTGTTATTcccacatcaaaaacatacctggagtgctatcttgatttttttcgtgcatgtttgagaaatactttaatctccatggcaaccattcatctgtgcaaaacgcctgggtggacctagagCTACCTTATCCTCAAAGTTGCAGTATCCAAGCTTTCacttcacagagcagccctcccctacaactcccccactcagctccttcagactagctagcagcaattagcaaacacctggtggaattgctgagctcattaaatGAGCTACTTCACAGTGAAAATTGtttgttaaaggtttaatagaggagtgatgttgtgatgatttACTGAAGgtagagtttcagaaagagcaagagtttcttaaagagacagaagcccattTTCAAGTCATTAAatatcaaagtcaaatttcttttaagtgatatttgatatatgaagctctggaaaacattaagagactccactgcactgaaccgcattgaaaacctcctgattattccaccaaatattgatttctgatctCTTCCTCAGTTGAAAcatcagtattgttgtttctaaatgaatatgaacgtgttttctttgcattatttgaggtatgaaagctctgcatctttttcattattttgaccatttctcattttctgctaataaataaatttttacttggaatttcggagacatgttttcagtatttcattgaataaaagaacaatgtaaCATgatcagagaagctggtcattttaagtggtctcttatttgtttccagagctgtatgttgcatttttataacaattgaaggcaacatagttacttgactgtgcagtaaaatggcaccatgtgactgaaaaacacttaacactgcccctttaaaatagtattttttatttcctttagtgTTTGGTGAAATTCTTTTGAAATTCCAccaaatttcaaagaaaattggTGGAAAGAATCCATGATtcagtttttgacattttgggtTACCCGTCCACAAGCTTCTGATAATAGTTACATTTTGTCCCATTCCTCCTGACTGAAGCGCTGAAACTGAGtcaggtttgaaaaaaaacttttttgcgTCTAAATTTTTCTGCTTCAACTGAATACATGTTTACTCTCGTTGCAGCTGTCATCTTCATCATAGTGGTAAAGCGCTCAagtagaaacaacaacaacaatcaaCCAGAGGACGGGGAGCGGAAACCCATGATGTAGAGACAAGagtatatgttttatttatatacagaAAGTATCACAAATTATCTTAGAGGAGTTTTGCAAGCCGTACAACAGACACACAACCTGTTTTCTCTTCCCTAACCTGCCTGAAAACTGTAAGCATgcatcttgtttttgtcttcctgtGAGACGGTTTAGTCTTTATTGTTTGGGTGTTTCACTAAGTGAGATGTGATTTAACATCCAGTTCATCCATATTTATTTTCGATAAGCATCCTTGCTGGTAAGTAAACTAAGAGAATTACATatagaaatgtaagaaaatccCTTTATTCACTTTCaagttttctgatttattttagtttattttcatgCAAACGTTTTATGAGTGGAGTCTGATTATTAGGTGCAGTGCAGACTAAAGTCACTCTGGCCAGCTGAGCGTTCTCACAGCTTGTTGACTGAATGTATTAAAATGGCTTTCTCAGAGCGCCTCATTAGCAGTTTCATCGTTTCAAATGATTtaatatggtttttttttcctcccaggCCCAGCGTCTGCTGGTGTTAAGTAACATGCAAATGAACAGTTattggattgtttttgtaaagtgcagCTTCCCAATAAACAGAAACCTGGGATCTACTTTGGTTTTCACTGGATTTTTTCCGTTTCTGCTGCTCAGCGTCAGGAAAGACGCGTGTTGCTGCAGGTGATGGGGTGACATAACAAACTTCCACTCTTCACCTTCATTTACACGTCTCCTCTGTGATTTCTTCGTCGTAGATTTTACTCTGCGTTTACAGTCGGTGTTGTTGCATCCCCTCCTCCTTCTGCTTGCCAGTCTGTCGCTAAGCATTCGAGGCCGCGGCGCAGCCTCGCAGAGTGATGCTCTGAGTCATCTCTTTGACAGTGGGAGACGGGCCACAGATTGTCAGCTGTGCTGAAAGGAAGATGGCATGATTGTGGTCTTTTACGCAGCACAAAGAGGCCCCCGACACACATGCAAGTGAGGGTTGAGACGGGGGCCCACATGTGCTTCCACGAACAGGCGCCCACTCCCAGCCATGTGTCACGTGTGAGTCGGTGAGCTGCCTGCTGTGGGATCCAGAAGCCAAAGGACGGAGCCACGACCCGCTGTTTATGTCTGCAGTCCATCTGTATCTGTATCTGAGCAACACTTCTCCACAACAGAGGTGCGTGGAGAAGTTGAAAGGTTGAGGATCAGCAGCGTGGAAGTGGATGAAAGACAGAGTAAACGACGTGATGGATGAACCGCCTCTTCCTATCAGATCTCACCCACACTCTCACAGACGTGCAGCCATATTGTCCTTCAGCCGTTTAGTCACCACCAGAGAGGACATTTGTCCAAATATAGAAACTCTGTTGATCTTAGATTTTAGAactgatttttcatttcatagCTGCTTAGATTACGGCTTAATAGGACTGCGTTGCAGGTTAAAAGTTGCAATTTTGTCAACAGTAAGCTTGCAATAAAGCAAACAATCCAGCAACAGTGAACAGTCATGCAGTTATATACTGTAATACCTGCAgctaagttaatttatttgtacTTCATCAATAATATTTATGCCAATTATTCTATCTCACCAAGTATTACCCAgattacattttgtcacctcTGAAAAGCTGAGATCTGCATAACTGCAATATAAAACTATACAGGAACAAGTCTTTCACACAAATCTCAACTAACTACTGTCAATGGGCTTTTTGTCGTTTGTTATCCTTAGGTAGATCTAACAACTAAAAcgaaagaataaaatattgcaaGATTTAACAGAGGGAGGAGTTCCATTCTGGTGCTCTGAATCTGTTTAACCTATTAATGAATAGTTTGGGATATTTtaggaagaaaattaaaagagcaatcctgaaaaagaaaaagaactaaTAAAATAGGATAAGTAAGAAATTAGccgttatatatatatatatatatatatatatatatatatatataacatcaacaggactctgagagccttcattgcaaactcgatgaagctgtggaaaaccacccttgaagccaactgcaaaccacttgcacaagtgtccatcaaatgtggcatataccaaggagatgctctgtccccgctactgttctgcataggcctgaaccccctcagccaaattatcaacaagactgGCTACGGATACCGACTCAAAAATTGAGccaacatcagtcaccttctctacatggatgacatcaagctgtatgccaagagtgagcgagacatcgactcactaatccacaccaccaggatctacagcacggacattgggatgtcattcggactagagaagtgtggtcggctgatcacaaagagggggaaggtcatccgcacagaaggggtctcactcccagaaggaacaatagcagacatagaggacagttacaagtacctaggtataccacaagcaaatggcaacctgGATGAGatcacaaggaaaggagccacagctaaatacctccaacgaataaggcaagtcctgagaagccagctcaatggcaagaacaaaatccgtgcgataaacagctatgccctgccagtaatcagataccctgctggaataattagctggccaaaggaggagataaaagccacgaatattaagactagaaaactactaacaatgcatggagggttccatcccaaatccagcaccctgagactgtacacgagccgcaaggaaggaggcagaggactagtgagtgtgagaaccacagtccaggacgaaacaactaagatccataaatacatcagggacaaagcctcaacagacaatgtgctcagtgaatatctcagacaacagggaacggaggttgaggtgccagagataccatcatgggaggacaagcccctacatgggatgtaccaccagcaaataacccaagtggctgatatcagtaaatcctaccaatggctggaaaaagctggactcaaggacagcacagaggccctcatcctggctgcccaggaacaggccctaaacaccagagcaatagaggcccagatctaccacaccagacaagacccaaggtgtaggttgtgcaaggaggcccctgagacagtccagcacataacagcagggtgcaagatactggcagggaaagcgtacatggaacgacataaccaagttgcaggcatagtgtacagaaacatctgtgcagaatatggactggaaaccccgagatcaaagtgggaaacacccccaaaggtggcggagaacgccagagctaagatcctgtgggacttccagatccagacagacaaaatggtaatggcgaaccaaccagacattgtcgtagtggataaacaacagaggaaagccgttgtggtagacgtagcaataccaagcgactgcaacatcaggaaaaaggagcacgagaaactagagaaataccagggcctcagggaggaactggagagggcctggaaggtgaagaccacagtggtgcctgtggtcatcggggccctcggggcagtcacccccaaactggaccaatggctacaacagatcccaggaacaacatcagacatctcagtccagaaatgtgcagtcctggcacagccaagatactgcgcagaaccctcaagctcccaggcctctggtagaggacccgagctcagaggataagaaccactcgcggtgggtgagaagggaatttaaatatatatatatatatatatatatagatatatatatatatatatactgtatatacactgctcaaaaaataaagggaacacttaatcaggtgtttaacacttaaagtgttccctttattttttgagcagtatatatatatatatatagtagtGAGCTCTATTAAGAGTTACTACATCGACATGTTAGTTACTATATAACTATTTCAATGACTTACTGTGTTATAACCTTAATTTAGCTCCATCGGTAAAGTCTATTTAACTAACTACATCTTAACAGGAATATTTTAGCCACGAATATAAtagttttatgtgaaaaaagtcATTGGGAGTCATATTCGCTTTTCCGCTTCCTATTGGTCGACAGCGTATGTGGTTATGTAAACCACATACTGATTCAATATTTTCGTCTTTAGTGACTGGTTTAGTTTAATTTCCCGCAACATACCAATATTGAAGCgccataaaataaatttaccaCCGTCTCTGTTTCTGACGcagcttaaaaataatgttaaaactTGTGAACCGTGAGTCAAACGGAGGTCTGCCTGGAAGACACGGTTTCCTCCCCAGATTTATGGTATCGCTTCTCGGCCTTTTGGCTCAGGTCATGCGTAGTTTCTGTTCTTAACAGTTTAATATCTGATAGTCTCCGCTTCGGAGACCACATATTAAATTGATTTTAGGAACAAGGAGCAGTACGAAGGGCTTGCTCTGTACTCTCCACGCATCATCCTGGTATTGCAGTATGTCCAGGTATGGTGCACATTACTTACcttgtaaaatgaaaactaatGAAACTAATAAATGAAGTTTTGTTTATCTCCAGCTGTTTCCAATTACTTGTCAAAGCTGAtaactttttaaagatataTGAACGGAACATGGAGAAAATATTCACCCCTACGTTGTCTTCTGATCATATATCTGTTCATTCTCAGCAGCAATAACTGGACAAATATGGCACCGCTTCTGAACAGGATCCTCTTATTTGCTCAGAGACATTCTGATGATCTCGACGATGTTTGGAAAAATATCCAGTAGACCGATAGGGACCAAAGTGGAACTTTGTTGTTTGCTGGAAGTTGCTTTGTCAGCTGCAACTGATGTAAAATaacacagcatttcagaaaagtAACTTTATACAGACAGTAAAACATTGTGATGGTTTGGGGCAACTTTGCTCCTTCGTAATCCAGACTATTTTGCCGTAACTTCTAGAATCTTTAGATCTATTTAACAGAAATTCACGTTCAGACTTTTTTGAGTCCGTTTTGCTTAAAAACGCCACCTGGTAGCTGAATTAACCCAATTCTGAGTGGTCCAAAGTTCCtccacaagaaaataaaagacacattGCATCCAAGGTTGGGGCAACTAGTCTTTTGGTTTTTCACATAGAGCCAAATCATCACTTGAAAACGAGTTTTTGCTTCATGCATAAACATTAGTTTATCAATCGGAAATGCTTAAGTGCAGCAAACACTATATGTGTTCAATGTGGGAAAATGTATAAACCACAGAGTAATATGCCATTGTCTTGTTTTACTGATAGTTGTTAACATCACAATGTTAGCATAAcaatcatttcagttttctgaccTTTAgctaatgtttgtgtttgatctAGGGGTGGAGGTTTATCgcattgtttattatttatagtGATAAATATCTTTTCACGATACgaattttgatttaataaatggTTTTTATCGTCACTTTTATCGtcatcacaatagtaccacaaatgatcctgataaaactttaaattcatgtcGCCCACCCCTAAACTGACTCAAATAAAAGCTAGTGCATATGAGAGAATAAGATACTATAATTAAATACTAATTTGTTTCAAGTAAATGTTTGAGGTTCTTTTATGCTCTTCGTTCCATGCGTTTATAAAACTCAGACATGTCACTTTAAAGCTTTATTTCAACATTAATGTGGTATAAAACTTCAAGTCAATTCAATGGAAGTTGTGGCTCAGCCTGGTGATGAATTGGACAACTCTGATTTTAACTCTGCTCTTAGGTGAGTCATTTCATTACATGGGATGGTTTATTCTTTTTACTACAGAGCCTACATCTTATTTCTAAAGACGTAGAAGCTCGTAAACAAGAGCGTCACTCAGGAcgtttttccacaaaatatccCCGCTGTAACGTCAGAGCTTCTGCAGAGCTAGGGGCTGAAAAATGACAATGTGGAGTTGTTTATTTCCAGTAATCCAAACTGAATGTCATCTAAGCACAGCAACTCTGTATTACGGATGTCAATGCAATGATGACTAACAATGGGAAGAATAGAAAACTTGTGTGACGTTTATGAGAGGCACCGAGTTATACTTAA includes the following:
- the cdh17 gene encoding cadherin-17; the protein is MTPMVHLLLLPFLLSIAAGMDLEELKGPFVDISLDVNEATAVPHPVHQFQVPAGVTSFKMSGEGLDIFKMSNDGWLYLEKPLDWSEGTHYMFTVEAMGDEDVVAGPVTVTIKVLDVNNNAPRFNQEVYTAVFRERRKPDVPFVQVSATDQDDPTTPNARLRYSLHSQVPNNNNIFLFQIDPETGEISTSKEGEEMLKAKPGIQFSREEERSIDSLERKFDDYCPGQKIPYEQNPFFSCVATQEMKRRNLDPLEDPDYVLLVRVQDLDGATETGLSSIAKVYIIVQPNLWVNPGPLSIEENLKGDYPRVIAKVQSNDPDAGYSLVQKERELRFPFQIKENGEILLTEALDREQKDMYILVVFAKDSNDIEVDPPMEIQVLVKDVNDNEPVCKEEETEMEIQENEPIGSEVGRLVAHDNDQPETINSLLTYTIISQDPSSSPNSFSIDQTNGRIQALRLLQRREQNIYNLDVKVSDSELSTICKVIIKVIGVNNEEPVFEKNYYGNHSLAEDAEVGTTVLTIKATDTDEPDTGSSYIMFDISNGNDGDVFTVETDGKGVGYVVIAKPLDFESRSTFDLQIDARNTEPLRKGVEYTSKSTATLTVTVNDVDEAPEFMMNFMDVVVPENFTKGSVLLKINAKDPEGKEISFKLDGDDKGWLEINPATGEIKTKTKMDRETLETFVVTVTAFEKNNPAQSSEHAVHVRLLDVNDNVPKLTKNDDFICMQNIKPLIIEANDGDADPFSGPFDFVLTKKSPNWKLTKRDDSSAQLQLTKKPLKEGTYSLQITVKDRAGMGIPNTFEVKICNCTTFGYCYTPPHGKSFKPPMGVTIGILVGVLGFCAVIFIIVVKRSSRNNNNNQPEDGERKPMM